In the genome of Desulfomonilaceae bacterium, one region contains:
- a CDS encoding 2-oxoacid:acceptor oxidoreductase family protein: protein MAKKEIRFAGFGGQGIILSGHILGKAAALHEQKNAVFTQSYGPEARGGSCSADVVISDASIHYPKVVDPDVLVLMSQGAWATYGGIIRSGGILILDEDLVQINRDPDGLTIYRVPATRIAESMGRRIVANIVMLGALTSLGKTIQYDSMKKAVLASIPSGTEDFNLSAFDKGYEYGQSLLGEK from the coding sequence ATGGCCAAGAAAGAAATAAGGTTCGCTGGATTTGGAGGACAGGGGATAATATTGTCGGGCCACATATTGGGCAAGGCAGCGGCTCTTCATGAGCAAAAGAACGCCGTTTTCACCCAGAGCTACGGTCCTGAGGCGCGAGGCGGATCATGCAGCGCTGATGTTGTAATTTCCGACGCATCAATTCACTATCCAAAAGTGGTTGATCCGGATGTTCTGGTTCTAATGAGTCAAGGGGCCTGGGCAACATACGGAGGAATCATCCGATCGGGAGGAATTCTGATCCTGGATGAAGACTTGGTGCAAATCAACAGAGATCCTGATGGCCTTACCATATATAGGGTCCCGGCGACAAGAATAGCTGAGAGCATGGGTCGACGCATCGTTGCAAATATTGTCATGCTTGGAGCCCTAACCTCACTGGGGAAAACAATTCAATACGATTCGATGAAGAAGGCTGTGTTGGCCTCCATACCAAGTGGAACAGAGGACTTTAACCTGAGCGCTTTTGATAAGGGTTATGAATACGGCCAATCTTTGTTGGGCGAAAAGTAA
- a CDS encoding thiamine pyrophosphate-dependent enzyme: MRVRCRPIQPFNKEAADDLIQKDHGLHPDDKYLKPGRIPHIWCPGCGLGVVVTTFIEAIHRKGLPIDKCAVVSGIGCTGRVAGYLDMDTYHTTHGRAIPFATGLALARPDTTVTVFSGDGDLFAIGGNHLIHAARRNVNLKVICVNNFNFGMTGGQAAPTTPLEAKTSTTPTGNAEPAFNLPYLAHAAGAIYVARWTTFHPRQLVHSISETLDKKGFTFVEAIAPCPTGFGRPNKLGSGLDEMRFYRDNSEIRNGANPSEAIVELRGKLVVGTFVNTDRPDFIQNYNSNVVSRVVGKADGQGKGRAA, translated from the coding sequence ATGAGAGTAAGATGCAGGCCAATTCAGCCATTCAACAAAGAAGCTGCGGATGATCTTATACAGAAGGATCACGGGCTTCATCCAGACGATAAGTATCTAAAACCAGGCAGGATCCCTCACATATGGTGTCCTGGATGCGGCCTGGGTGTTGTTGTGACAACATTTATTGAGGCCATACACAGGAAGGGCTTACCGATAGACAAGTGCGCAGTCGTTTCTGGAATAGGCTGTACGGGACGTGTGGCGGGATACCTTGACATGGATACCTACCATACGACTCACGGCAGAGCCATTCCGTTTGCTACTGGTCTGGCCTTAGCCCGACCTGACACAACCGTAACGGTTTTCTCAGGAGACGGAGATCTTTTCGCTATCGGTGGAAACCATCTTATACACGCTGCTCGCCGAAACGTTAATCTCAAGGTTATTTGTGTCAACAACTTCAATTTTGGAATGACCGGCGGACAGGCGGCTCCTACTACCCCCTTAGAGGCCAAGACTTCAACTACGCCAACAGGGAACGCGGAACCTGCATTTAATCTCCCGTATCTGGCGCACGCAGCCGGGGCGATATATGTGGCTCGATGGACCACGTTTCATCCTCGGCAGCTAGTTCACTCAATTTCTGAGACGCTGGATAAGAAAGGCTTCACTTTTGTCGAGGCTATCGCTCCTTGTCCCACGGGCTTTGGAAGACCGAACAAACTTGGCTCCGGCCTGGATGAAATGAGATTCTACAGAGACAATTCCGAAATCAGGAATGGAGCGAACCCCAGTGAGGCTATTGTAGAGTTAAGAGGCAAACTCGTTGTCGGAACATTCGTGAATACGGACCGTCCGGATTTTATACAAAACTATAACTCCAATGTGGTCTCGAGGGTTGTCGGCAAGGCTGACGGCCAAGGCAAAGGGAGAGCCGCCTGA
- a CDS encoding 2-oxoacid:acceptor oxidoreductase subunit alpha yields MGKELLTGEHFIHGDAACAEGGIAAGCRFFAGYPITPATEIAERMARRLPQVGGIYIQMEDEIASMAAILGASWGGVKSMTSTSGPGFSLMMENIGLGMMTETPCVVVNIQRGGPSTGLPTLVGQADVMQARWGSHGDYGCIALAPSSPQECFDLTVHAFNLSETYRLPVFLLADEVVGHMTEKVVIPKKENLNVVNRPKPDSSKEDYLPFDTSSNMPSPMAIAGQGYHVHVTGLTHDERGYPVITDVVQERNVRHIVDKIRKNAEKIIRVETVGLDDAEVVVVAYGCTARAARQAVEDMRDRGCRVGLLKLVTIWPFPSNLIRSIAPRVKGFVVPEINYGQVAYEVERTSCGRSEVLLMALMGGSIHTPQEIEEAVGEFL; encoded by the coding sequence ATGGGCAAAGAACTCTTGACCGGCGAACATTTTATCCATGGTGACGCTGCCTGCGCCGAAGGTGGAATTGCCGCGGGATGTCGTTTTTTCGCCGGATACCCCATTACCCCAGCGACTGAGATTGCGGAGCGTATGGCTAGGCGGTTGCCTCAGGTCGGCGGGATTTATATTCAAATGGAAGACGAGATTGCGTCCATGGCGGCGATTCTAGGCGCGTCCTGGGGTGGCGTTAAATCCATGACATCTACATCCGGTCCTGGATTTTCATTAATGATGGAAAATATCGGTTTGGGAATGATGACCGAGACGCCATGTGTGGTTGTAAACATTCAGCGAGGAGGGCCATCAACGGGGCTTCCCACCTTGGTCGGACAAGCCGATGTAATGCAGGCCCGTTGGGGCTCTCACGGGGATTACGGATGTATAGCCCTTGCCCCATCTTCGCCTCAGGAATGTTTCGATCTGACCGTACACGCTTTCAACCTTTCCGAAACATACCGGTTGCCAGTTTTTCTGCTTGCGGATGAAGTCGTGGGTCACATGACTGAAAAGGTAGTGATTCCGAAAAAAGAAAATCTCAATGTGGTGAATCGCCCGAAACCGGACTCCTCGAAGGAAGATTATCTTCCCTTCGACACTTCCTCAAACATGCCTTCTCCAATGGCAATTGCGGGGCAAGGCTATCACGTTCATGTTACGGGCTTGACTCACGATGAGCGAGGCTATCCGGTTATCACAGATGTGGTTCAGGAGAGGAATGTTCGCCACATTGTTGATAAAATCAGGAAGAATGCTGAAAAGATAATACGTGTTGAGACGGTTGGGCTGGATGACGCCGAAGTGGTTGTCGTTGCCTACGGATGTACGGCAAGAGCGGCAAGACAGGCCGTGGAAGATATGAGAGATAGGGGCTGCAGAGTGGGTTTGCTGAAGCTTGTCACCATCTGGCCATTTCCGTCTAATCTCATTAGATCTATTGCTCCAAGAGTAAAGGGGTTCGTGGTTCCGGAGATAAATTACGGACAGGTGGCATATGAGGTTGAGCGGACATCGTGTGGGCGCTCGGAAGTTTTATTGATGGCCCTGATGGGCGGGTCCATCCATACGCCTCAAGAGATCGAAGAAGCTGTTGGAGAATTTCTTTAA
- a CDS encoding ferredoxin family protein, with translation MKFWRLPLDSEAHSIPHGIVRIIENRCKGCGFCIEFCPNGCLKQSKGFNSKGYHPPEVVSQAEDCVECGLCSLICPEFAIFAELKDAKKITENDILKVTTRYSRKDKRYVKS, from the coding sequence ATGAAATTCTGGCGTCTACCTCTTGATTCCGAGGCCCACTCCATTCCCCACGGAATCGTTAGGATTATCGAAAACAGATGCAAGGGATGCGGTTTCTGCATTGAATTTTGCCCCAATGGTTGTCTCAAGCAGAGCAAGGGCTTCAACTCCAAGGGTTACCATCCTCCTGAAGTTGTTTCTCAGGCGGAAGACTGTGTGGAATGCGGACTGTGTAGTCTTATATGTCCGGAGTTCGCTATTTTTGCAGAACTCAAAGACGCAAAGAAGATCACGGAGAACGATATACTTAAAGTTACGACAAGATATTCCCGTAAAGACAAACGATATGTGAAGAGCTGA
- a CDS encoding universal stress protein, whose amino-acid sequence MLPKKILFCTDFSENSLPAKMYAVDFAKAFGASLTVLHVVNSSRLGYPAFEAGVPFDLQSVLLNIEESVKGAFDDFQSEFKDQLIEITTTSRVGVPAVEIKKFVEENGIDLIVMGTHGWTGFKHLILGSTAENVVRTAKCPVLTVKSSETEA is encoded by the coding sequence ATGTTACCGAAAAAAATTTTGTTCTGCACTGATTTTTCAGAAAACTCGCTTCCAGCCAAAATGTACGCGGTAGATTTTGCAAAGGCCTTCGGAGCGAGCCTTACGGTCCTGCACGTTGTCAATTCTTCCCGTTTAGGCTATCCCGCATTCGAGGCCGGGGTGCCTTTTGATCTTCAGTCTGTTTTGTTGAATATCGAAGAATCGGTTAAAGGGGCATTCGATGATTTCCAGTCTGAATTCAAAGACCAACTCATCGAAATCACAACCACATCGAGAGTGGGAGTTCCTGCGGTAGAAATCAAGAAATTCGTCGAGGAAAACGGTATTGATCTCATAGTTATGGGAACTCACGGATGGACTGGATTTAAGCATCTGATTCTCGGGAGCACTGCTGAAAACGTTGTGAGAACCGCTAAATGCCCGGTATTGACAGTGAAGTCATCAGAAACTGAAGCATAA
- a CDS encoding OadG-related small transporter subunit codes for MSNWDFGFTMTLVGLTGTFLTIGILILSMDILKRIFPLKQDSQISQK; via the coding sequence ATGAGCAATTGGGATTTTGGTTTTACCATGACCTTGGTCGGACTTACCGGGACATTCTTAACAATAGGAATTCTTATTCTGTCGATGGACATACTGAAGAGGATATTTCCGCTCAAACAGGACAGCCAAATCTCACAAAAATAA
- a CDS encoding sodium ion-translocating decarboxylase subunit beta has translation MLESIISGLSGLSLGVRFLFTSGGPNLVMLAVAATLLYLAIKKGVEPLLLLPIAFGCLLVNMPLSDMMDQGGILKFLYDIGIITEVFPLLIFIGIGAMTDFGPLLEDPKILLFGAAGQFGIFMTLLLALVLGFSQLEAVCIGIIGACDGPTAIYVTSQYAPHLLGAVSVAAYSYMAMVPIIQPPLMNLLVSPKERVVKMKVTTSNVSTQTRLLFPIAVTVVTGLIAPKGLPLMGMIMLGNFMKESGVVQRLTGASENEIANIVTLFLGLAIGGTMEGHAFLKAETLAIFGLGFLAICTDTVAGLLFGKLMCRLSGWKINPLIGSAGISAYPMAARVSQLQGQKYDKRNFLLMHAMGANTGGQIGSVMAAAIMLSVLKGMGLI, from the coding sequence ATGTTGGAGAGCATCATCAGCGGTCTTTCGGGACTATCGCTAGGGGTTAGATTTTTATTCACATCAGGAGGGCCGAACCTGGTCATGCTTGCAGTTGCGGCCACTCTTTTGTACCTGGCCATCAAAAAGGGGGTAGAACCACTATTGCTACTTCCCATTGCGTTTGGCTGCCTGCTCGTAAACATGCCACTTAGCGACATGATGGATCAAGGCGGAATCCTGAAGTTTTTGTACGACATTGGGATCATTACGGAAGTGTTTCCACTTCTAATATTCATTGGCATTGGAGCCATGACGGATTTTGGACCACTTTTGGAAGATCCGAAGATTCTCTTGTTCGGCGCGGCTGGGCAATTTGGAATTTTCATGACGTTGCTATTGGCTTTGGTTCTCGGGTTTTCACAATTGGAAGCGGTCTGTATAGGAATCATAGGGGCATGTGACGGCCCAACGGCTATTTATGTCACATCCCAGTATGCTCCTCATTTACTGGGAGCAGTATCAGTGGCTGCTTATTCCTACATGGCCATGGTTCCTATAATTCAGCCGCCTTTGATGAACTTATTGGTCAGCCCAAAAGAGCGGGTTGTGAAAATGAAGGTCACCACGTCGAATGTTTCAACACAGACGAGACTACTTTTCCCGATAGCCGTAACGGTAGTCACCGGCCTTATCGCTCCAAAAGGCTTGCCTCTGATGGGTATGATTATGCTGGGCAATTTCATGAAAGAAAGCGGCGTGGTTCAAAGACTTACGGGCGCTTCAGAGAATGAAATCGCTAACATAGTCACTCTGTTCCTTGGTCTGGCCATTGGAGGAACTATGGAAGGGCATGCGTTCCTGAAAGCTGAAACGCTGGCGATTTTCGGTCTTGGATTCCTTGCTATTTGTACCGACACAGTGGCCGGATTACTATTTGGAAAGTTAATGTGTCGTTTGTCCGGTTGGAAAATAAACCCTTTGATTGGATCTGCGGGGATTTCGGCCTATCCGATGGCTGCCCGTGTCTCCCAGTTACAGGGTCAAAAGTACGACAAAAGAAATTTTCTTCTTATGCACGCAATGGGAGCGAACACAGGCGGACAGATTGGATCAGTCATGGCTGCTGCGATCATGCTGTCCGTGCTGAAAGGAATGGGCCTAATTTAG
- a CDS encoding hemolysin family protein produces the protein MTILVIVVFLTIFISANCSLFEAVLYSTRRGTLEVAVSRDHESKAAKRFIAMKKSIAEPLSSVLILNTVANTAGAVLAGYYANYALGHAAIPLFSVFMTLGILFVGEIGPKTLGAVYWRNLWHVVVWPVYWLTISMYPLVAMIRSFTNFLTKKNKTPYITEAEILAAVRMGAHEGEISAGESALVHNIINLENRAIREIMTPRTVIFSLEAGATVEEASKALDQKGFSRVPIYEGDQENIIGYIMIHDLFSVKTLSNPKATIKTIAKPISFVPSTWDALALLSSFLKKRRHIAVVVDEYGGVDGLVTLEDLIETLLGDEIVDETDKVVDLQVRAREMQHQRPND, from the coding sequence ATGACCATTTTGGTGATAGTAGTATTTTTGACAATCTTCATTTCGGCGAATTGTTCTCTTTTCGAAGCGGTCCTTTATTCCACCAGGAGAGGTACTCTCGAGGTGGCGGTAAGTAGAGATCATGAGTCCAAGGCCGCCAAAAGATTCATAGCCATGAAAAAGTCGATAGCGGAACCACTTTCTTCCGTTTTGATTCTAAATACAGTGGCTAATACGGCAGGAGCCGTTCTAGCCGGGTATTACGCTAACTACGCTCTGGGGCATGCGGCTATTCCACTTTTTTCAGTGTTTATGACTCTTGGAATACTGTTTGTCGGAGAGATTGGGCCAAAAACACTAGGAGCGGTTTACTGGAGGAATTTGTGGCATGTGGTCGTCTGGCCGGTCTATTGGCTCACCATATCGATGTATCCGCTTGTAGCAATGATAAGATCCTTCACGAATTTTCTCACAAAAAAAAACAAGACCCCCTATATCACGGAAGCGGAAATCCTTGCGGCAGTACGTATGGGGGCTCACGAGGGAGAAATATCCGCAGGAGAAAGCGCTCTGGTTCATAACATTATCAATCTTGAAAACAGGGCCATACGAGAGATCATGACCCCTCGAACCGTAATTTTTTCCCTTGAGGCCGGCGCTACGGTAGAAGAAGCCTCAAAAGCTTTGGATCAGAAGGGTTTTTCACGTGTGCCTATCTATGAGGGAGATCAGGAAAACATCATAGGATACATCATGATTCATGATCTTTTCTCAGTGAAAACCCTCTCAAACCCGAAAGCGACCATCAAAACGATAGCTAAACCAATTTCCTTTGTGCCCAGTACCTGGGACGCCCTAGCGCTACTGAGCAGCTTCCTCAAAAAGCGTAGACACATAGCGGTTGTGGTTGATGAATACGGTGGAGTGGATGGTCTTGTAACTTTAGAAGACCTTATAGAAACCCTCCTAGGTGATGAAATAGTGGATGAAACGGACAAGGTTGTAGATCTACAGGTGCGGGCGCGAGAAATGCAACATCAGCGTCCTAATGACTAA
- a CDS encoding glycosyltransferase, with the protein MFHPKVTVLMSVFNGSVHLGPAVESILKQTFGDFEFLILDDGSTEPVVEQILNYKDDRVRIIRQENMGLTKSLNRGLSLAECDYVARMDADDISLPDRLQKQFHIISRTHNIDLIGTFFEIMDESKNIIERKYLITEPIYRLWRLQFHNNYGHGTMMFRKASVIAAGMYDSRLRFAQDYDLWSRISRKDNTHIIPEFLYQYRVDGKGPQASVKNYNDQLQSAIWISDRNLRASNPSLTDAEIVELRSLYWEFQLSNIAETARSLALKTLETFAGKYRLDSKEKTDLLERILEDIGTIES; encoded by the coding sequence ATGTTTCACCCAAAAGTGACAGTGCTCATGTCGGTTTTTAACGGTTCGGTTCATCTGGGACCCGCGGTTGAAAGCATATTGAAACAGACTTTTGGTGATTTTGAGTTTCTCATATTGGATGATGGCTCTACAGAACCAGTTGTGGAACAAATTCTCAATTACAAAGACGATAGGGTGAGGATAATTCGACAGGAGAATATGGGACTCACCAAATCACTTAACAGGGGACTTAGTCTTGCGGAATGTGATTATGTAGCAAGAATGGACGCGGACGATATAAGCCTCCCAGATAGGTTGCAAAAGCAGTTTCACATCATTTCGAGAACCCACAACATTGATCTCATCGGAACGTTCTTTGAAATCATGGATGAAAGCAAGAATATAATAGAGAGAAAATATTTGATCACAGAACCTATTTACAGGCTCTGGAGATTGCAATTTCATAATAATTACGGCCATGGAACCATGATGTTCAGAAAAGCGTCAGTGATTGCCGCTGGAATGTATGACAGCCGACTGAGATTTGCGCAAGACTACGATTTGTGGTCCAGGATCTCAAGAAAAGACAATACTCATATCATACCGGAATTCCTCTACCAATATAGAGTGGATGGCAAGGGCCCTCAAGCGTCTGTAAAGAATTATAACGATCAGTTGCAATCCGCAATCTGGATCAGTGACAGGAACCTCAGGGCGTCTAATCCATCTTTGACTGATGCGGAAATTGTAGAGTTGCGTTCCCTGTACTGGGAGTTCCAACTTTCTAATATAGCTGAGACTGCAAGGTCTTTGGCCCTTAAGACCTTGGAGACATTCGCCGGAAAATACCGTCTTGATAGCAAGGAAAAAACGGATCTGCTGGAACGCATCTTAGAAGATATAGGGACGATTGAGTCATAA
- a CDS encoding glycosyltransferase family 4 protein produces MNLRIGLFFTRGVSLKTWDMVGNLDREVAVYRRMIQDMNDVSFVTYGDVSDLNYAGRLGGITILCNEKNLGLEEYESNLHEIHKDRFKDFDIIKTNQMYGAELALTIAKQFGKPFIARCGYMWSQNCFREQGPDSPITKEALRVEARVFDGADSIFVTTSEMARDVLLRLPWAENKLNVVPNYVDTDVFRPLGIPKRPNTLIFVGRIAPEKNLEALFEAIQPLDVRLIVVGEGRLRPSLQEKYAHMGKMIDWEGGVRNSELPEYINRAQAFILPSLYEGHPKSLIEAMACASPVIGCDSPGIRDVIADGRNGLLCGTDAVSIRGAISRILSDKALAETMGRNASEFVQRNCSLNTISQLELSLIKETHRHASIH; encoded by the coding sequence ATGAACCTCCGGATTGGTCTGTTCTTTACCAGAGGGGTATCGCTGAAAACATGGGACATGGTGGGAAACCTGGATCGAGAAGTCGCTGTTTATCGGCGAATGATCCAGGACATGAACGATGTCAGCTTCGTAACCTATGGAGACGTGAGCGATTTGAATTACGCGGGCCGGTTGGGTGGAATCACGATCTTGTGTAATGAAAAGAATCTTGGTCTTGAGGAGTATGAATCTAATTTACACGAGATTCACAAGGATAGGTTTAAGGATTTTGATATAATAAAGACTAACCAGATGTACGGCGCCGAGCTGGCCCTAACGATTGCAAAGCAATTTGGGAAACCGTTCATTGCTCGGTGTGGTTACATGTGGTCCCAGAATTGTTTCAGGGAACAGGGACCTGATTCTCCGATTACAAAGGAGGCCCTGAGGGTTGAAGCAAGAGTGTTCGATGGCGCCGACAGCATATTCGTGACAACATCTGAAATGGCAAGGGATGTTTTATTAAGGCTTCCGTGGGCTGAAAACAAGTTGAACGTCGTGCCCAATTATGTTGACACTGATGTCTTTCGCCCACTGGGTATTCCAAAAAGGCCTAACACACTTATTTTCGTAGGACGTATAGCTCCTGAAAAAAATCTGGAGGCGCTTTTTGAAGCGATACAGCCATTGGATGTCAGGCTGATTGTGGTAGGTGAGGGGAGACTTCGACCCAGCCTTCAGGAAAAATATGCCCATATGGGAAAAATGATTGATTGGGAAGGAGGAGTCCGAAATTCCGAGCTTCCTGAATATATCAACCGCGCTCAAGCGTTTATTCTGCCATCACTCTACGAAGGGCATCCAAAATCACTGATCGAGGCCATGGCTTGCGCTTCCCCGGTAATAGGATGTGATTCTCCGGGCATCAGGGATGTTATTGCAGATGGTCGGAATGGTCTACTTTGCGGCACGGACGCAGTCAGCATACGCGGCGCCATATCCAGGATCCTGTCAGATAAGGCTCTCGCAGAAACAATGGGTCGAAACGCCTCGGAATTTGTCCAAAGAAATTGTTCCCTCAATACTATCTCCCAGTTGGAACTTTCCCTGATAAAGGAGACGCATCGGCATGCATCGATCCATTGA
- a CDS encoding glycosyltransferase, whose translation MQTLKKLKVCLTGGDGIGWAIDEDLRLTALALEGIVDFVDLEESEVVHLAWWEHLNLLPPDKLKGKWIVCHVPGEPFRYFSVPRHRHAVPMISTWIARNSQARSQLESIGIRSELVPYAIDTSVFRPLSKNDHELAQLKSDYGIPSNSYIIGSFQRDTEGQDLAKPKLVKGPDILLEILTRLKHRGSRIHALLAGPRRHWLIKQLRSRDIPLTYVGKEIETDDIQINSLSRDDLNVLYNLVDLYVVSSRSEGGPHSILEAGASKTKLLSSRVGLAADVLEPACIFDNPLEASDIIECDIAENHLSHLVDGFHERVLDKHSPTSSAPILRSIYEQIAISLGKTDALPERAITIKSPNPFISEKASTSKSQSKFTICLWHSFYEPPYGGGNQFMMALKKALLGLGVDVRENELDESIDAYILNSVHFDVERFLEFSKSHRLNVVHRIDGPIHLIRGYDREKDELCFNLNQKFASATVLQSAWTFQRIADMGYTPVSPTIIHNAVDDEIFNSNGRVKFDRYRKVRLISTSWSNNPRKGGPVYKWIEDNLEWDRFDYSFVGNVSEKFEHIKHIPAVPSQDLADLLRNHDIYITASKNDPCSNALIEALSCGLPSLYYEDGGHPELVSAGGLSFRTEDELLEQLENMVDNYEMFQSLITVSRLNEVAAKYLSIAREIAA comes from the coding sequence ATGCAAACTTTGAAAAAACTAAAAGTGTGTCTCACGGGTGGAGATGGCATTGGCTGGGCAATTGACGAGGACCTGAGACTGACTGCGCTCGCCTTGGAAGGGATAGTGGATTTCGTTGACCTGGAAGAGAGTGAAGTCGTCCATTTGGCCTGGTGGGAACATCTCAATCTTTTGCCCCCCGACAAATTAAAAGGAAAGTGGATAGTTTGCCACGTTCCTGGAGAACCGTTTCGCTATTTTTCTGTTCCACGGCACCGTCATGCCGTTCCGATGATTTCCACTTGGATTGCGAGGAACTCTCAGGCGAGGAGCCAATTGGAATCGATCGGAATCAGGAGTGAACTGGTCCCATACGCTATTGATACGAGCGTTTTCAGACCGTTGTCCAAAAACGATCACGAATTGGCGCAGCTCAAGAGTGATTATGGTATTCCGTCTAACTCTTACATTATTGGTTCATTCCAGCGAGATACGGAGGGACAGGATCTGGCTAAGCCAAAGCTGGTGAAGGGCCCAGATATTCTTTTGGAAATTCTGACTCGTCTAAAACACAGGGGATCACGAATCCATGCTTTGCTTGCCGGTCCTAGGCGCCACTGGCTCATAAAACAGCTTAGATCAAGGGATATTCCATTAACATATGTGGGGAAGGAAATCGAAACGGACGATATCCAGATCAATTCCCTTTCACGTGATGATCTTAATGTTCTTTATAACCTGGTTGACTTATATGTGGTTAGTAGCAGATCGGAAGGAGGTCCTCACTCCATTCTCGAGGCGGGCGCTTCTAAAACCAAATTGTTAAGCTCCAGGGTTGGTTTGGCCGCAGACGTTCTTGAGCCGGCTTGCATTTTCGACAATCCTCTCGAAGCTTCCGACATCATAGAATGTGATATTGCAGAAAACCACCTGTCTCATTTGGTAGATGGGTTCCATGAGAGAGTTCTGGATAAACACTCCCCAACGTCCTCGGCCCCAATTTTGAGAAGCATATACGAACAGATAGCTATTTCTTTGGGGAAAACCGACGCCTTGCCTGAAAGGGCCATAACGATCAAGAGCCCCAATCCATTTATCAGCGAGAAAGCGTCGACCTCGAAATCTCAATCGAAATTCACAATTTGCCTTTGGCATAGTTTCTATGAGCCCCCGTATGGTGGTGGCAACCAGTTCATGATGGCCCTCAAGAAGGCGTTGTTGGGCCTTGGTGTGGACGTCCGGGAAAATGAGCTGGATGAATCTATTGACGCATATATTCTTAATTCAGTTCATTTTGACGTCGAACGTTTTCTTGAGTTCAGCAAGAGTCATCGCCTGAATGTAGTCCACAGGATAGATGGACCCATTCACCTTATCAGGGGTTATGATCGTGAAAAAGATGAACTGTGTTTTAACCTGAATCAAAAATTCGCGTCAGCTACTGTGCTTCAATCTGCCTGGACTTTTCAGCGAATTGCGGACATGGGATACACACCCGTAAGCCCCACGATCATACACAACGCCGTTGATGACGAAATCTTTAACTCGAATGGGCGAGTCAAATTTGACCGGTACCGAAAAGTTCGACTTATTTCGACAAGTTGGTCAAACAATCCGCGTAAAGGCGGACCTGTTTATAAGTGGATTGAAGATAATCTGGAGTGGGATCGTTTCGATTACTCTTTTGTTGGTAACGTTTCAGAGAAGTTTGAACATATAAAACACATACCGGCTGTTCCGTCACAAGACCTGGCTGATTTGCTCAGGAATCACGATATTTATATCACAGCCAGCAAGAACGACCCCTGTTCCAACGCTCTTATTGAAGCGTTGTCCTGTGGCCTTCCTTCATTATATTACGAGGATGGCGGACACCCTGAACTGGTGTCAGCGGGAGGTCTCTCGTTTCGTACCGAGGACGAGTTATTGGAGCAACTTGAGAATATGGTTGATAACTATGAAATGTTTCAAAGCCTGATCACAGTGTCTCGATTGAATGAAGTGGCTGCCAAATACTTGAGCATAGCTAGAGAAATTGCTGCATGA
- a CDS encoding methyltransferase domain-containing protein, with translation MNRSISIEKSRDISYSLRRYYVDEFHLRQAVSLKAGSSTLDLGGNRTAKRGQFDIERFGLDVTYANLSLAKKPHVGTDAARLPFREESFDYVICSELLEHVPDPVSVIREIHYVLKRRGVVVICSPFNFPIHGDPSDYGRYTNFYWKEVLESCGFGDIVIEFQGGFWSVMADMSRHWLYSKTREWGKERAISLEVIGRVLGMLKRKAITLDIRRNQVVRKESMNYTTGFGVRACKL, from the coding sequence ATGAATCGATCCATAAGCATTGAAAAATCCCGCGACATTTCTTATTCCCTTCGGCGCTATTATGTCGACGAGTTTCATTTGAGGCAGGCGGTATCACTCAAAGCCGGTTCAAGCACACTTGATCTTGGTGGTAACCGAACTGCAAAAAGAGGACAGTTTGACATAGAACGATTTGGGCTGGATGTCACTTACGCAAACCTGTCTCTGGCCAAGAAACCTCATGTCGGGACGGACGCCGCCAGACTGCCTTTTAGAGAAGAAAGTTTCGACTATGTGATTTGTTCCGAGCTTCTTGAACATGTGCCGGATCCCGTATCTGTCATACGAGAAATTCATTATGTGCTCAAGAGACGGGGAGTCGTAGTGATTTGCTCACCATTCAACTTTCCCATACATGGGGACCCGAGCGATTACGGCAGGTACACAAACTTCTACTGGAAGGAAGTCCTTGAGTCCTGTGGGTTTGGCGATATCGTTATCGAATTTCAAGGGGGTTTTTGGAGTGTTATGGCTGACATGAGCCGGCACTGGTTATATTCGAAGACGAGAGAATGGGGAAAGGAACGGGCGATAAGCCTTGAGGTTATAGGCCGTGTTCTAGGTATGCTTAAACGTAAGGCTATCACGCTGGATATCCGGCGCAATCAAGTTGTGAGAAAGGAATCAATGAATTATACTACAGGGTTTGGAGTAAGAGCATGCAAACTTTGA